From Pontibacter actiniarum, a single genomic window includes:
- a CDS encoding ubiquinol-cytochrome c reductase iron-sulfur subunit — MAYSPKDENPPAWKRDFPIRQDEATNISRREFAKFLCLLSGGMAFGNGYVLINSLMASDKEMKGEHFVCNTSDVPVGGMTMFSITGEKEIPYILIHLAEHEWRAFEQKCTHLSCAVVYRDEVKKIECPCHNGWFSADTGEVLQGPPPRDLPQLKVVVRNEKVYVTAFKDQVN, encoded by the coding sequence ATGGCTTACTCACCAAAAGATGAAAACCCGCCGGCCTGGAAACGCGACTTTCCCATCCGGCAGGATGAGGCGACCAATATCTCCCGCCGTGAATTCGCAAAGTTCCTTTGCCTGCTCTCTGGCGGTATGGCGTTTGGAAACGGGTATGTGCTGATCAACTCCCTGATGGCTTCAGACAAGGAAATGAAAGGGGAGCATTTTGTTTGCAACACCTCGGATGTTCCGGTTGGCGGGATGACCATGTTTTCCATCACAGGCGAAAAAGAAATCCCTTACATCCTGATTCACTTGGCGGAGCATGAGTGGCGTGCCTTTGAGCAGAAGTGCACTCATCTATCCTGTGCCGTAGTGTACCGCGATGAAGTGAAGAAAATAGAGTGCCCCTGCCACAACGGTTGGTTCAGCGCTGACACAGGAGAAGTACTGCAGGGGCCACCGCCACGCGACCTGCCGCAGTTGAAAGTAGTCGTGCGGAACGAGAAAGTTTATGTAACCGCTTTTAAAGACCAGGTAAACTAA
- a CDS encoding 4Fe-4S dicluster domain-containing protein — translation MALEPEKNFNPDMEFFVDMQRCIGCRACEAACAECETNGQETMIHVNYVDRAHSVQTTVQVCMHCEDPACANVCPADAIAKDSNGVVHSANTSRCIGCSNCVMACPFGVPKKMEAAELMMKCNLCYDRTSVGKKPMCATVCPSGALFYGTREEIRKMRPNSDPVNTFQFGAQTVHTKVNVMMPKGSTALRVH, via the coding sequence ATGGCTTTAGAACCAGAAAAGAACTTTAACCCGGACATGGAATTTTTTGTGGACATGCAGCGCTGCATCGGGTGCCGTGCCTGTGAGGCGGCCTGTGCCGAATGCGAGACAAACGGGCAGGAAACCATGATTCACGTAAATTATGTAGACCGCGCCCATTCTGTACAAACAACGGTACAGGTGTGCATGCACTGCGAAGACCCGGCTTGCGCCAACGTTTGCCCGGCCGATGCCATTGCCAAGGACAGCAATGGCGTGGTACACTCCGCTAACACCTCCCGCTGCATTGGTTGCTCAAACTGCGTAATGGCCTGCCCGTTTGGGGTGCCGAAGAAAATGGAGGCAGCCGAACTGATGATGAAGTGCAACCTCTGCTACGATCGTACCAGCGTGGGCAAAAAACCAATGTGCGCCACTGTATGTCCAAGCGGGGCCCTTTTTTATGGTACTCGCGAAGAGATACGGAAAATGCGTCCCAACAGTGATCCTGTGAATACGTTCCAGTTCGGGGCTCAGACGGTGCACACCAAAGTAAACGTCATGATGCCGAAGGGCAGCACCGCGTTGAGGGTACATTAA
- a CDS encoding chloride channel protein, with the protein MDFKRRRLAATLRNQLNYPLQFNPFVFSKLFLLWIAVGIVGGVIAGFYWTVLEGLLHFLAQFQGLYVIPVMAVAGLLAGLVIHFLGDPGEMDLIVNNIRFKGGRLEPKNNPSMILSSWLCIASGGSAGPEAPLVQVVGSTGTWIARKLRIKGEDLRSLSIAGMAAAFTALFGAPLGGSLFALEIQHHKHISEYYQALIPALVASCSSYVIFLLVTHIGIGPTWVFPIYATPELNDFFYAMLYAMAGTAAGWLFIFTVRQCRRIFQKLHVPIYIKMMIGGFIIGTIAYFVPLSRYFSHDELNVLLEEQFTMEFLLILLGAKILAIAFTVTSGWRGGFIIPLFFVGATVGMIVNTAFPGQNLPLIMVSCMAAINACVTRTPISTTILLATLTGFHYFIPILFASLTGFFLAPKTPLINAQLGVKE; encoded by the coding sequence ATGGACTTTAAGAGAAGAAGACTGGCCGCAACGCTTCGGAACCAGTTAAACTACCCGTTGCAGTTCAATCCTTTTGTGTTCAGCAAGCTGTTTTTGCTGTGGATAGCCGTGGGTATTGTGGGCGGTGTGATCGCCGGCTTTTACTGGACGGTGCTGGAAGGACTGCTGCATTTCCTGGCGCAGTTCCAGGGGCTTTATGTCATTCCGGTTATGGCAGTGGCAGGTTTGCTAGCAGGTTTGGTGATTCACTTCCTCGGCGACCCCGGCGAAATGGACCTCATCGTAAACAACATCCGCTTTAAGGGTGGCAGATTGGAGCCCAAGAACAACCCGTCCATGATCCTGTCGTCGTGGTTGTGCATTGCGAGCGGCGGCAGCGCAGGCCCGGAGGCGCCGCTGGTGCAGGTGGTAGGCTCCACCGGCACCTGGATAGCCCGGAAGCTCAGGATAAAAGGCGAAGACCTGCGTTCTTTAAGTATAGCGGGCATGGCCGCTGCCTTTACAGCCCTGTTTGGCGCCCCACTGGGCGGTAGCCTCTTTGCATTGGAGATCCAACACCACAAACACATCAGCGAATATTACCAGGCCCTGATACCCGCCTTGGTGGCTAGTTGCTCCAGCTACGTTATCTTTCTTCTGGTTACGCACATCGGCATTGGCCCTACCTGGGTTTTTCCGATCTATGCCACGCCCGAGCTAAACGATTTTTTCTATGCCATGCTGTATGCGATGGCAGGCACGGCAGCTGGTTGGCTGTTCATTTTTACAGTGCGCCAATGCCGCCGTATTTTTCAAAAGCTGCATGTACCTATTTATATCAAGATGATGATCGGAGGGTTTATCATCGGTACGATTGCCTACTTTGTGCCCCTCTCCCGCTACTTTAGCCACGATGAGCTGAACGTGCTGCTGGAGGAGCAGTTTACAATGGAGTTCCTGCTTATACTTCTGGGAGCCAAGATACTGGCAATCGCCTTTACCGTTACCTCCGGCTGGCGCGGCGGTTTTATCATTCCGCTTTTCTTTGTGGGTGCTACGGTGGGCATGATTGTGAATACTGCCTTTCCGGGCCAGAACCTGCCTCTGATCATGGTAAGCTGCATGGCCGCTATAAATGCCTGCGTTACCCGCACACCTATCAGCACGACCATTTTGCTGGCCACGCTTACAGGTTTTCATTATTTCATCCCGATACTTTTTGCCAGCCTCACCGGCTTTTTCCTGGCGCCTAAAACACCGCTGATAAACGCGCAGCTGGGCGTAAAGGAATAA
- a CDS encoding DUF7009 family protein yields MKDNSIRLRLMQQEVEQFKNKGKVVTTSQLGPSLAQAISYSLLKDEESEVVSASFIANNIKVLVPRELAKKWTDTDQVGIEGQMLLSEGEYLYILIEKDFKCLQERPNEDESDAFPNPLDTRC; encoded by the coding sequence ATGAAGGATAATTCTATCCGGTTGCGGCTGATGCAGCAGGAGGTAGAGCAATTTAAAAATAAGGGAAAAGTTGTTACCACTTCGCAGCTGGGGCCCTCTCTGGCACAAGCCATCAGCTATTCATTGTTAAAAGATGAGGAATCAGAAGTAGTTTCAGCCAGCTTTATTGCTAATAACATCAAGGTGCTCGTGCCGAGAGAATTAGCTAAGAAGTGGACCGATACCGACCAGGTGGGGATAGAAGGGCAGATGTTGTTGAGTGAAGGTGAATACCTGTACATTTTAATTGAGAAGGACTTCAAGTGTCTGCAGGAAAGGCCTAATGAAGATGAGTCGGATGCATTCCCGAACCCATTGGATACAAGATGCTAA
- a CDS encoding YqjF family protein, with translation MKIKEILKKTEHRPWVLPTGNWKYYQEWNNAVFLHWQVDINELKKFVPDDLVIDLFEGKAWVSLVAFTMEKIRPRNLPSFSPVSDFDEINIRTYVKYNNKTGVYFLSIEGGTKISCQVAKSLSELPYRHSTIRREKNYYCSENSSFKDRLELRYQVGPTVSEKTKLDKWLTERYALFQDTDASINEFEIHHIEWPTFKIEFKSIDVKYPRFDKLLSSTPNLSHYSTGVEVVAWDKKKYKKLAPTQAIAH, from the coding sequence ATGAAAATAAAAGAGATACTGAAGAAAACAGAACACCGACCTTGGGTACTTCCTACTGGAAACTGGAAGTACTATCAGGAATGGAATAATGCGGTATTTCTACACTGGCAGGTTGACATCAACGAATTAAAGAAATTTGTTCCTGACGACTTAGTGATTGATCTGTTTGAAGGCAAGGCTTGGGTCTCATTGGTAGCTTTTACAATGGAAAAAATAAGGCCAAGAAATCTACCTTCTTTCTCTCCTGTATCTGACTTTGACGAAATCAACATTCGGACATATGTGAAGTACAACAATAAAACAGGTGTATACTTCCTAAGTATTGAAGGCGGAACAAAAATATCTTGTCAAGTGGCCAAAAGCCTATCAGAGCTTCCTTACCGACACTCAACAATAAGAAGGGAAAAAAATTACTATTGCTCTGAGAACAGTAGTTTCAAAGATAGGCTTGAATTAAGATACCAAGTTGGTCCAACAGTGTCTGAGAAAACTAAACTTGACAAATGGCTAACCGAGAGATATGCTCTGTTTCAAGACACAGACGCTTCAATCAACGAATTTGAGATTCATCATATCGAGTGGCCAACATTTAAAATAGAATTTAAGAGCATTGACGTCAAATACCCTAGATTTGACAAACTATTGAGCAGCACCCCAAATCTGAGTCATTATTCGACAGGAGTTGAAGTAGTAGCTTGGGACAAAAAGAAGTATAAAAAACTGGCTCCAACACAAGCTATAGCGCATTAA
- a CDS encoding toxin-antitoxin system YwqK family antitoxin gives MEKVKNTFVLTVLFYKMPYSLVLTLLLISLLTFSCNSQSSSVQREYYSSGALKAETEVLKNNWHGKRVVYYPTGKVETIGYYKHGKNHGTLTDYYEDGSVEGEVHFNDGRLNGISKYYYPNGTLEMMVPYKDGIRVGWGKFYRKDGSLESMESKVVDMYEQNGKEEVNQVLIFNEEGKIMKDSSYYLSVSNNCDTLELGDTCQVTVTLETPMLKKNMQLLVGGYDEFYRLVDKSQQDTVLGKDFKATYTFIARSRGRHILRGRVDDFRESGKSDTTYVRRERRSFFSKKVFVK, from the coding sequence TTGGAAAAAGTTAAAAACACTTTTGTTCTGACAGTGCTATTTTATAAAATGCCCTACTCATTGGTGTTAACTCTTTTACTAATTTCTCTCCTAACTTTTTCCTGTAACAGTCAAAGTAGTAGCGTTCAACGAGAGTATTATTCTAGTGGGGCGTTAAAAGCCGAAACTGAAGTACTAAAAAACAATTGGCACGGTAAAAGGGTGGTGTATTACCCAACCGGAAAGGTCGAGACGATAGGCTACTATAAGCATGGTAAAAACCATGGAACCCTTACCGATTATTACGAAGATGGCTCTGTAGAGGGGGAAGTTCATTTTAATGATGGACGCTTGAACGGCATTTCCAAATATTACTACCCTAACGGCACCCTGGAAATGATGGTCCCCTATAAAGATGGTATTAGGGTTGGCTGGGGGAAATTCTATCGTAAAGATGGAAGTTTGGAGTCTATGGAAAGCAAGGTGGTTGATATGTACGAGCAGAATGGAAAGGAAGAGGTGAATCAGGTGCTCATTTTCAATGAAGAGGGGAAAATAATGAAGGACAGCAGCTATTATTTGAGCGTAAGTAATAACTGCGATACACTGGAGCTGGGTGATACCTGTCAGGTAACTGTTACGCTGGAGACACCGATGCTAAAAAAGAACATGCAGTTGCTGGTTGGTGGCTATGATGAGTTTTACAGGTTAGTGGATAAGAGCCAGCAGGATACTGTCCTTGGTAAGGATTTTAAGGCTACCTATACCTTTATTGCAAGAAGTAGGGGACGCCATATACTGCGGGGGCGCGTGGACGACTTCAGAGAGTCTGGTAAAAGCGATACGACCTATGTCCGGCGTGAGCGACGTAGTTTCTTCTCCAAAAAAGTCTTTGTTAAGTGA
- a CDS encoding PhzF family phenazine biosynthesis protein, with product MTTVETTVFSDGEKGGNPCPLIFDHGNLSTNQMLQITKYFGFESVFISESSMEDITYKFRYFVPNHEMEMCVHATIAGATFLAKHGLVKENKIQIETLLGIINIKLNQNINDSILVTVNQFPPEFVQNNPSKEEVAKCLNTNMENIDTTDFPIQSVSTSRPKLIVPIINDEQLHALKPNFNDLWALCTRYGTTGFYPFSLQTKNQNYDFEARQFPNNAGYNEDPATGVAACALGAYLTKYSKKNDLNNKGIIIGQGKAMNKPSKIMVKTSRINNVTTTEVSGYAGIFDEKDLPTSVYRN from the coding sequence ATGACAACAGTAGAAACAACAGTGTTTTCAGACGGCGAAAAAGGAGGAAATCCCTGTCCTTTGATATTTGATCATGGAAATCTATCCACCAATCAAATGTTACAAATAACTAAATACTTTGGATTTGAAAGTGTTTTTATTTCTGAGTCTTCGATGGAAGATATAACTTACAAGTTTAGATATTTTGTGCCAAATCATGAAATGGAAATGTGTGTTCACGCTACCATTGCAGGAGCAACTTTTTTAGCAAAACACGGATTAGTAAAAGAAAATAAAATTCAAATTGAAACTCTTCTAGGCATTATAAATATCAAATTGAATCAAAATATTAATGATTCGATTCTAGTCACGGTAAATCAATTTCCTCCAGAATTTGTGCAAAATAATCCTAGCAAAGAAGAAGTTGCTAAATGTCTGAATACAAATATGGAAAATATAGATACCACCGATTTTCCTATACAATCTGTTTCTACTTCAAGACCCAAATTGATAGTTCCTATTATAAACGATGAACAATTACATGCTTTAAAACCCAATTTTAACGATTTATGGGCTTTATGTACCAGGTATGGTACTACTGGTTTTTATCCTTTCAGCCTTCAGACTAAAAATCAGAACTATGATTTTGAAGCTAGACAATTTCCTAACAACGCAGGATATAATGAAGACCCGGCTACAGGAGTAGCAGCTTGTGCATTAGGCGCTTATTTAACAAAATATAGCAAAAAAAATGATTTGAACAACAAAGGAATTATAATTGGTCAAGGTAAAGCGATGAACAAGCCCAGTAAAATTATGGTTAAAACTTCAAGAATAAATAATGTAACAACTACAGAGGTGAGTGGTTATGCAGGCATATTTGATGAGAAAGATTTGCCTACAAGCGTCTATAGAAACTAG
- a CDS encoding JAB domain-containing protein: protein MEKTLKSASTRVAEVKLSYRNRVKPSERPQVTSSSDSYRVLKESWDTGKLEFVEQFKVLLLNRANRVLGVYELSTGGVAGTVADPKLIFVAALKACASGIVLTHNHPSGNLKPSQADLQLTKKIKQGGELLDIAVLDHIILTSEGYYSLADEGLL from the coding sequence ATGGAAAAGACACTCAAATCCGCCAGCACCCGAGTAGCCGAAGTGAAGCTCTCTTACCGCAACCGCGTGAAACCTTCCGAAAGGCCGCAGGTCACCTCCTCCTCCGACTCCTACCGGGTACTGAAGGAAAGCTGGGACACTGGCAAACTGGAGTTCGTGGAGCAGTTCAAAGTGCTTCTGTTGAACCGCGCTAACCGGGTGCTGGGCGTCTATGAACTCTCCACCGGCGGCGTGGCCGGCACCGTGGCGGACCCCAAGCTTATCTTCGTGGCCGCGTTAAAAGCTTGCGCATCGGGCATCGTCCTTACACACAACCACCCCTCAGGCAACCTCAAGCCCAGCCAAGCGGACCTGCAGCTGACCAAGAAGATCAAGCAGGGCGGGGAACTGCTCGACATCGCCGTGCTCGACCACATCATCCTTACCAGCGAGGGCTACTACTCGCTGGCAGACGAGGGGCTTCTCTAG
- a CDS encoding transposase produces MLGRKRIWPLRSILNAIFYVSKGGIQWRMMPRFCFSVHR; encoded by the coding sequence ATGCTCGGCAGGAAGCGCATTTGGCCTCTTCGCAGCATCCTCAACGCCATCTTCTATGTGAGCAAAGGGGGCATCCAGTGGCGCATGATGCCCAGATTTTGTTTCAGCGTCCATCGCTAG
- a CDS encoding DUF6755 family protein gives MSDFREAQNQAHPNKTSTLMLGIIMLLIGNMSIQIWLLYSALNNALDENSGLAVAAFIFSLILFLVNVWLLKFLPNAAVLHNKLPLPEKDVNKYKGDRYK, from the coding sequence ATGAGTGATTTTAGAGAGGCACAGAACCAGGCGCATCCAAACAAAACCAGTACACTGATGCTCGGCATCATCATGCTGCTGATCGGAAACATGAGCATTCAGATATGGCTGCTCTACAGTGCTCTGAACAATGCCCTGGACGAGAACTCAGGACTTGCCGTTGCCGCATTTATCTTTTCCCTGATTCTCTTCCTTGTGAATGTGTGGCTGCTGAAGTTCCTGCCCAATGCCGCGGTACTTCATAACAAGCTTCCGTTACCGGAAAAGGATGTAAACAAGTATAAGGGGGACAGGTACAAATAA
- a CDS encoding heme-binding protein, translating to MFLALQVVHDKEYFGNLSGQRLEPPHTALSTKTPTLMLARSARANADTQNLANLPELLLLGGGYPIWHNGQVIGGIGVAGGGGPENDHTIAKAAATALFIP from the coding sequence TTGTTTCTAGCGCTGCAGGTTGTTCATGACAAAGAATACTTTGGAAACCTCTCTGGGCAAAGATTAGAACCACCTCACACGGCGCTCTCCACCAAAACCCCTACCCTCATGTTGGCCCGCAGTGCCAGAGCCAATGCCGACACTCAGAACTTGGCCAACCTTCCGGAGCTGTTGCTGCTTGGCGGCGGATACCCCATCTGGCATAACGGTCAGGTGATAGGAGGTATCGGCGTAGCTGGCGGCGGCGGACCTGAAAACGACCATACCATCGCCAAAGCCGCAGCAACAGCACTATTTATACCTTAA
- the uraH gene encoding hydroxyisourate hydrolase has translation MKNLALLLLFVLITTVTHAQTSSYQLSSHILDVATGMPAKGVPVQLEKLDETTQQWIQVDEKRTDDNGRIKEFLSTKSPNVGIYRLRFLVAGYFKGKQTESFYPFIEVVFQIKDKEHYHVPITLSPYGYATYRGN, from the coding sequence ATGAAAAACCTAGCTTTATTACTCCTGTTTGTTCTCATAACGACAGTTACGCATGCCCAAACTTCATCCTACCAGTTGTCGAGCCATATTTTGGATGTGGCCACTGGCATGCCGGCCAAAGGTGTCCCGGTTCAGCTGGAAAAACTGGATGAAACAACCCAGCAGTGGATACAGGTCGATGAAAAGAGAACGGACGACAACGGACGAATAAAGGAATTTCTGTCCACCAAAAGTCCTAACGTGGGCATATACAGGCTTCGCTTTTTAGTAGCTGGTTACTTCAAGGGCAAACAAACGGAGAGCTTTTACCCGTTTATCGAAGTGGTCTTTCAAATTAAGGACAAGGAACACTACCATGTTCCCATCACCCTGTCCCCTTACGGCTACGCCACCTACAGAGGAAATTAA
- a CDS encoding zf-TFIIB domain-containing protein encodes MRCYNQRLLMSVKHGVEIDYCPNCRRIWLNRV; translated from the coding sequence GTGCGCTGCTACAATCAAAGGCTTTTGATGAGCGTTAAGCACGGAGTTGAGATTGATTACTGCCCTAATTGCCGCCGCATCTGGTTGAACCGCGTCTAA
- a CDS encoding response regulator transcription factor: MTTTKVALVDDHRLFRKGLLELINGFSDYTVTLEADNGKDLTHKLFPEKIPDIVLLDISMPVMNGYETAAWLQAHHPSIKILALSMGQEEETILRMLRCGINGYLLKTADPSELRMALDALLVNGSYYAGSVSEVLKKDLQGERLTLTERELQVLRLACTELPYKAIAAELHLSPRAVETAREHLFQKLQVSSRVGLAVYAITHGLYQPE, encoded by the coding sequence ATGACCACAACCAAAGTAGCCCTTGTGGATGACCACAGGCTTTTCCGCAAAGGCCTGCTCGAGCTCATCAATGGATTCAGCGACTATACCGTCACTCTGGAAGCCGATAACGGGAAAGACCTTACCCATAAACTTTTCCCGGAGAAGATCCCCGACATCGTGCTGCTTGACATCAGCATGCCCGTTATGAACGGCTATGAAACCGCCGCCTGGCTGCAGGCCCACCACCCAAGTATTAAGATCCTGGCCCTGTCCATGGGCCAGGAGGAGGAAACGATCCTGCGCATGCTCCGCTGCGGCATCAACGGCTACCTGCTCAAGACAGCCGACCCCTCGGAGCTGCGGATGGCGCTCGATGCCCTCTTGGTCAATGGTAGTTACTACGCCGGCAGCGTGAGCGAGGTCCTTAAAAAGGACCTGCAGGGCGAACGTCTGACCCTCACCGAGCGTGAGCTCCAGGTCCTGCGCCTGGCCTGCACGGAGCTGCCCTACAAAGCCATTGCCGCCGAGCTGCACCTCTCACCCCGTGCGGTGGAGACCGCCCGGGAGCACTTGTTTCAAAAGCTGCAGGTTTCCTCCCGGGTGGGCTTGGCTGTGTATGCCATCACACACGGCCTTTACCAGCCGGAATAA
- a CDS encoding sensor histidine kinase, which produces MSDVPWIIGAGTALLLGLSIFITLMTLTYQQRRLQHRKELDHLTMAYQREILQARLEAQEQTLLAVSQELHDNLGQQLALIRLHMSTLDMTGTQPPGQKVQFCKEVLDQAVTDLRHLSRRLNSRHVDHQSLPDLLRDLLQSIQKTGVLTATFRLQGQEQNIPAEKKLLVFRMVQEALSNSIRHAAATSIRACLAYHSDKLLLQISDDGKGIKPSELSSRVGSSEGSGLFNMHYRAKLMGARLLIRRQEPRGTLVSIELPYYTPNTTSYDHNQSSPCG; this is translated from the coding sequence ATGAGCGATGTACCTTGGATCATCGGCGCAGGCACTGCCCTTCTGTTAGGGCTCAGCATCTTCATTACCCTGATGACGCTTACCTACCAGCAAAGGCGCCTGCAGCATCGAAAGGAGCTCGATCACCTGACAATGGCTTACCAGCGGGAGATCCTCCAGGCCCGGCTGGAAGCGCAGGAGCAAACACTTCTTGCTGTCTCCCAGGAACTGCACGATAACCTGGGGCAGCAGCTGGCACTTATCAGGCTGCATATGAGCACCCTAGATATGACCGGCACCCAGCCTCCCGGGCAAAAAGTACAATTCTGTAAGGAGGTCCTCGATCAGGCTGTTACTGACCTGCGGCACCTTTCCAGGCGGCTCAACAGCCGGCATGTAGACCACCAGTCCCTACCGGACCTATTGCGCGACCTGCTCCAGTCCATCCAAAAAACCGGTGTGCTAACGGCCACTTTCCGGTTGCAGGGGCAGGAGCAGAACATACCTGCGGAAAAAAAGCTCCTTGTTTTTCGCATGGTGCAGGAGGCCCTGAGTAACAGCATCCGGCACGCCGCAGCCACCAGCATTCGGGCGTGCCTTGCCTACCACAGCGATAAGCTCCTCTTACAGATCAGCGACGACGGCAAGGGAATAAAGCCCTCGGAGCTCTCCTCGCGCGTGGGCAGCTCCGAAGGAAGCGGGCTTTTCAACATGCACTACCGGGCCAAGCTGATGGGGGCTCGTCTCCTGATCCGGCGCCAGGAGCCCCGGGGCACCCTTGTTTCCATAGAACTACCCTATTACACACCAAATACTACAAGCTATGACCACAACCAAAGTAGCCCTTGTGGATGA